Proteins from one Microscilla marina ATCC 23134 genomic window:
- a CDS encoding PKD domain-containing protein, with protein sequence MKYLKIITACMFISFFVSCKQENVQPDQAAKPELTTESSVTNKKNITLRAKRVGDYTVAFWVEGTTDASYNYFKWTFGDNTSITTSAPYVVHKYPKRKGFYYAKVTETHRLNGNVASDGALIVVDKLEP encoded by the coding sequence ATGAAATACCTTAAAATAATTACAGCCTGCATGTTTATATCTTTTTTTGTTTCTTGTAAGCAAGAAAATGTGCAACCAGATCAAGCTGCAAAACCAGAATTAACTACTGAAAGTAGTGTAACTAATAAGAAAAACATAACGCTTAGGGCTAAGCGTGTAGGCGACTACACTGTTGCTTTCTGGGTAGAGGGTACTACCGATGCCAGTTACAATTACTTTAAGTGGACATTTGGAGATAATACGAGTATTACTACTAGTGCTCCTTATGTTGTTCATAAATACCCGAAAAGAAAAGGGTTTTACTATGCAAAAGTTACTGAAACGCATAGACTCAATGGCAATGTAGCCTCAGATGGTGCATTGATTGTTGTAGATAAGCTGGAACCTTAA
- a CDS encoding HEAT repeat domain-containing protein has product MTIYTVENIQVDWEDLLERLKHHPSTQDFEHFKQVVSAYWVDQDKGEVLKASFVQIYEQITSYCEATQEFLLSIMFDFTITNLIVDILPQVFDQLLAQECSLEHEFLVVRYFIAYRCEGIGIWLSVEDFRGLMERYPSEQMQAHILTHVGDLYGYNTYVTPENRQAAIDLCYEYVQHPNQRLAYIASIGLMRSLNFETADDIICKVVNAFVEPSPYMNFYRDTYLVYRRVRKEFLFSDITERGSKQSEKHATPADILFLTNHVSLFRQTGKKQFTLVVPLLLSHLQPQNHNSFIIQAIMLMVFGDNTIQNYRNFNKVQQQVLETLVEKQWLREDKITGELLEAHAIPQNFIDLQVLLNRQSDRKALPDFDKLYEVDWKNTTHAYGEATDVPLQIMKLCSEDNETREEAWWQLWGNLFHQGSRYPASVLAVPYFIDLLKYEQVADKEKIMQYLLGLTLGYPEYYIHTSLNYERDILNFESEDEALMAELYHGVAEGIPVYLHFLEGGTMEEKQAAIFLLAWFYPFQKKIVPALKYFIEEEENEMVQANILLALSYLTSPTPANNHADFFRQWYQQAQSQWTKLAATIALYRLDEPQYRQEVLNELLQQLGRSVAEEQQQAEETIAQTNLPWVDEFGNMESFISGFFDELNEQQTSHVNQVLLEKIRTVSMFESLALNNILFRLNFEYAGKRPVAFDQLTKKQVGILQELLAIEQIWKVGNFISLLSDYGLPQGRQEMRTFLKAGGL; this is encoded by the coding sequence ATGACAATTTATACCGTAGAAAACATTCAGGTTGACTGGGAGGACTTATTAGAGAGGTTGAAACACCATCCATCGACACAGGATTTTGAGCATTTCAAGCAAGTGGTGTCGGCTTACTGGGTTGATCAAGACAAGGGGGAAGTGCTTAAAGCTTCTTTTGTACAAATATATGAGCAGATCACCAGCTACTGCGAGGCAACTCAGGAGTTTTTGCTGAGTATTATGTTTGATTTTACCATTACCAACCTTATTGTCGATATATTGCCTCAGGTGTTTGACCAGTTGTTGGCGCAGGAATGCTCTCTGGAGCATGAGTTTTTGGTTGTGCGTTATTTTATTGCCTATCGATGCGAAGGAATCGGTATATGGTTGTCGGTAGAAGACTTTAGAGGGTTGATGGAACGCTACCCCAGCGAACAGATGCAGGCGCATATATTGACCCATGTGGGCGACCTTTATGGGTATAATACATACGTGACGCCTGAAAACCGACAGGCTGCTATTGACCTTTGTTATGAGTATGTACAACACCCTAACCAACGTTTGGCGTATATTGCCTCAATAGGGTTGATGAGGTCGTTGAATTTTGAGACAGCAGACGATATTATTTGTAAGGTGGTAAACGCTTTTGTTGAGCCTTCGCCTTATATGAACTTTTACAGAGATACTTACCTGGTTTACAGGCGGGTACGCAAAGAGTTTTTGTTTAGCGATATTACCGAACGTGGCAGTAAACAAAGCGAAAAACATGCAACACCTGCCGATATTTTATTTTTGACCAATCATGTGTCACTCTTTAGGCAAACGGGCAAAAAACAGTTTACCCTGGTGGTACCCTTGTTGTTGAGTCATTTACAGCCCCAAAATCATAACTCTTTTATTATTCAAGCCATTATGTTGATGGTGTTTGGCGACAATACCATTCAAAATTACCGAAATTTTAACAAGGTGCAGCAGCAAGTACTGGAAACTTTGGTAGAAAAACAGTGGTTGCGGGAAGACAAGATTACGGGAGAGTTGTTGGAAGCGCACGCAATTCCTCAAAACTTCATTGATTTGCAGGTGTTGCTCAACCGCCAAAGTGATCGTAAGGCATTGCCTGACTTTGACAAACTGTATGAGGTAGACTGGAAAAACACTACCCATGCCTATGGCGAAGCAACCGATGTGCCTTTGCAAATTATGAAGTTGTGCTCTGAAGATAACGAAACCCGTGAAGAAGCCTGGTGGCAGTTATGGGGCAACTTGTTTCATCAGGGGTCACGCTATCCGGCATCGGTTTTGGCGGTACCCTATTTCATTGATTTGCTCAAGTACGAGCAGGTGGCCGACAAGGAGAAGATTATGCAGTATTTGCTGGGGCTTACTTTGGGTTACCCCGAATACTATATTCACACCTCGCTCAACTATGAACGCGATATTCTCAATTTTGAGAGCGAAGACGAGGCGTTGATGGCTGAGCTCTACCATGGGGTGGCAGAGGGCATACCAGTATACCTCCACTTTTTGGAAGGGGGAACAATGGAAGAGAAACAAGCGGCTATATTTTTACTGGCTTGGTTTTACCCTTTTCAGAAAAAAATAGTACCTGCCCTTAAGTACTTTATCGAAGAGGAAGAAAATGAAATGGTACAGGCAAACATATTACTGGCATTGAGTTACCTTACCAGCCCTACACCTGCCAACAATCACGCAGACTTTTTTAGGCAGTGGTACCAGCAGGCACAAAGCCAGTGGACAAAACTGGCGGCTACTATAGCCCTGTATCGTTTAGACGAGCCTCAATACCGCCAGGAAGTGCTCAATGAACTATTGCAGCAATTGGGCAGGTCGGTGGCAGAAGAACAACAGCAAGCCGAAGAAACCATTGCCCAGACCAACTTGCCGTGGGTAGACGAGTTTGGCAATATGGAGAGTTTTATCTCTGGTTTTTTTGATGAGTTAAACGAGCAACAAACCAGTCATGTAAACCAGGTATTGCTCGAAAAAATAAGAACTGTATCCATGTTTGAGTCGTTGGCACTCAATAATATCTTGTTTAGGCTTAACTTTGAGTATGCAGGCAAGCGCCCGGTGGCTTTTGACCAGTTGACCAAAAAACAAGTAGGCATTTTGCAAGAGTTGCTTGCGATTGAGCAAATATGGAAAGTGGGTAATTTTATCAGCTTACTCAGCGACTATGGTTTGCCACAAGGACGACAAGAGATGCGTACTTTTTTGAAGGCGGGAGGTCTTTGA
- a CDS encoding WD40/YVTN/BNR-like repeat-containing protein, translating to MNKKTLLIATSKGLAVYKKNTQGKWIFDHMHFVGMSVSVARQAPQNGYWWVCLAHKHWGTKLHYSPDEGATWAEIPAPKYPTHAEIKPGKPATLKYVWHLEMGQAPGVLWAGTEPGGLFKSSDNGQSFVLNEALWYEPSRPDHWFGGGRNHPGIHSIVVDSSNSQRIWVGISCAGVFETADGGKTWLVRNEGLKADFLPNPTAAVGHDPHLMLQCTHHPEVLWQQNHCGIFRSTNGAQSWQDVTDPTGITKYGFTIAIDDDNPDRAWVIPATSDDRRVAVDGALAVYYTEDGGKTWTDFREGLPQAHCFDIVLRHSLARHQNTMAFGTTTGNLFLSEDAGESWQALNHYLPKICSVRFAL from the coding sequence ATGAACAAAAAAACACTACTCATTGCCACCAGCAAAGGATTGGCAGTGTATAAAAAAAATACCCAAGGCAAATGGATATTTGATCATATGCACTTTGTAGGCATGTCGGTATCGGTGGCAAGGCAAGCCCCCCAAAACGGATATTGGTGGGTATGTCTGGCGCACAAACACTGGGGAACCAAGTTGCATTATTCACCCGATGAAGGCGCTACCTGGGCAGAAATACCCGCCCCCAAATACCCCACCCATGCCGAAATAAAACCGGGCAAACCCGCTACCCTCAAGTACGTTTGGCACCTAGAAATGGGGCAAGCCCCCGGAGTGCTATGGGCAGGTACCGAGCCCGGCGGCTTATTCAAAAGCAGCGACAACGGACAAAGTTTCGTGCTCAACGAAGCCCTCTGGTATGAGCCATCTCGCCCTGACCATTGGTTTGGCGGCGGTCGAAACCACCCAGGCATTCATTCTATAGTGGTAGATTCGAGCAACTCCCAACGAATATGGGTGGGCATTAGCTGTGCAGGGGTTTTTGAAACAGCCGATGGGGGTAAAACCTGGTTGGTGCGCAACGAAGGTTTAAAAGCCGATTTTTTGCCTAACCCAACCGCTGCTGTAGGGCACGACCCACACCTGATGTTGCAATGTACGCATCACCCAGAAGTATTGTGGCAACAAAATCACTGTGGCATTTTTAGGTCTACCAATGGTGCCCAAAGCTGGCAAGATGTAACCGACCCTACAGGTATTACCAAGTATGGGTTTACTATAGCCATAGATGATGACAACCCTGACCGAGCCTGGGTAATTCCGGCTACCAGCGATGACCGCCGGGTGGCAGTAGATGGGGCACTGGCAGTGTATTATACCGAAGATGGAGGCAAAACCTGGACAGACTTTCGGGAGGGTTTGCCCCAGGCACATTGTTTTGATATTGTCTTGCGCCACTCGTTGGCACGCCATCAAAATACTATGGCGTTTGGCACTACTACAGGCAACTTATTTTTATCAGAAGATGCCGGAGAGTCGTGGCAAGCCTTGAACCACTACCTACCCAAGATTTGCAGTGTGCGGTTTGCCTTGTAG
- a CDS encoding acyl-CoA dehydrogenase family protein, whose product MHFIPRKIYNEEHELFRQSLADFVAQEITPHNAQWEKDHMVSRESWLKLGENGFLGMQVPEAYGGLGIEDFRYNAIFTEVIAQSGCAGPAVGYPLHNDIVLPYILEYGSEETKQKYLPKTVSGESILAIAMTEPGAGSDLQSMRATAEDKGDHYLVNGSKTFITNGYLADLVVVAVKTDPAQGAKGTSLLLMEAAAEGFSKGKPFEKVGLHAQDTCELFFDNVKVPKENLLGEEGKGFGYLMNKLAQERLVVGLGAIGAAEKALETTIQYTKERKAFGKSVAQFQNTKYKMAELATEVQIGRVFADYCTELHDEGKLDGATASMVKYWLTDLQCKVADECVQLHGGYGYIWDYQIARSYADARVQRIYAGTNEIMKELISRKIFS is encoded by the coding sequence ATGCATTTTATCCCCCGAAAAATATACAACGAAGAACATGAGTTATTTCGCCAGTCATTGGCAGATTTTGTAGCCCAGGAGATTACCCCTCACAATGCCCAATGGGAAAAAGACCACATGGTTTCGCGTGAATCGTGGCTAAAGCTAGGTGAAAATGGCTTTTTGGGCATGCAAGTACCCGAAGCTTATGGAGGTTTGGGGATTGAAGACTTTCGTTACAATGCTATTTTTACTGAAGTAATCGCTCAGTCGGGTTGTGCAGGACCAGCAGTAGGTTACCCATTGCACAACGATATTGTACTACCTTATATACTGGAGTATGGTTCAGAGGAAACAAAGCAAAAATACTTGCCCAAAACTGTGTCGGGCGAAAGTATTTTAGCCATAGCGATGACCGAGCCAGGCGCAGGCAGCGACTTGCAGAGCATGCGCGCTACTGCCGAAGACAAAGGAGATCATTACTTGGTCAATGGCTCTAAAACTTTTATTACCAATGGTTACCTTGCCGACCTGGTAGTAGTGGCGGTAAAAACTGATCCTGCCCAAGGTGCCAAAGGAACCTCACTATTGTTGATGGAAGCCGCCGCTGAAGGCTTTAGCAAAGGCAAGCCTTTTGAAAAGGTGGGTTTACACGCTCAAGATACTTGTGAATTGTTTTTTGACAATGTAAAAGTACCTAAAGAAAACTTACTGGGCGAAGAAGGTAAAGGTTTTGGCTACTTGATGAACAAACTGGCACAAGAGCGTTTGGTAGTGGGATTAGGGGCTATAGGTGCCGCTGAAAAAGCTTTGGAAACCACTATTCAATATACCAAAGAACGCAAGGCTTTTGGCAAGTCAGTGGCGCAGTTTCAGAACACCAAATACAAAATGGCAGAACTTGCTACTGAGGTACAGATAGGGCGGGTTTTTGCCGATTATTGTACCGAGCTCCACGATGAAGGCAAACTAGATGGCGCCACTGCCTCGATGGTGAAGTATTGGCTGACCGATTTGCAGTGCAAAGTAGCCGATGAGTGTGTACAGTTGCACGGGGGCTATGGCTATATTTGGGATTACCAGATTGCCCGCTCTTATGCCGATGCGCGCGTACAGCGTATTTATGCGGGCACTAATGAAATTATGAAAGAGTTGATTTCAAGAAAGATATTTAGTTAG
- a CDS encoding LIC11966 family surface protein produces the protein MGFFSHQVKAQEFSNAGEYWDAIMSAQSKVMSKSVGYVSKSVHSDNDRIIERKRRAVVSQIDESLARLKELKAFNGNDRFRKEALAVLQQMKNIYTIEFKEASSLQKNSQSSYLAMERYYKAQDHAEAKLDRADKRFKAASKYFAKQNNIKIVNEGRKDDAIEKMGQVNRYTRSIYLIDFKLSKANAGFMDAFEAKKAGVMERHRKKTLAAAREALNKLKAVKDFYGNSDYKKAAEKIARYRKKFASKEYTELVTFTKNSKKLTRKDVKRANQIIQELNQKNNQYVQTFNMAGRALRQQYTPKQ, from the coding sequence ATGGGATTTTTTTCTCACCAAGTAAAAGCACAGGAGTTTAGCAATGCGGGCGAATACTGGGACGCTATCATGAGTGCCCAAAGTAAAGTGATGAGCAAAAGTGTAGGGTATGTGTCTAAGTCGGTACACAGCGACAACGACCGGATCATTGAGCGCAAGCGACGTGCTGTGGTAAGCCAAATAGACGAATCTTTGGCACGTTTAAAAGAGCTTAAGGCGTTTAATGGCAACGATCGCTTTCGCAAAGAAGCATTGGCTGTGCTACAGCAAATGAAAAATATTTATACCATTGAGTTTAAAGAAGCAAGCTCGCTCCAAAAAAACAGCCAAAGCTCTTACCTGGCAATGGAACGCTACTACAAGGCTCAAGACCATGCCGAAGCCAAACTCGACCGCGCCGACAAACGCTTCAAGGCAGCCTCTAAGTACTTTGCCAAGCAAAACAATATCAAAATTGTAAACGAAGGAAGAAAAGACGATGCTATTGAAAAGATGGGACAGGTAAACCGCTATACTCGTTCTATTTACCTCATAGACTTTAAGCTGTCAAAAGCCAACGCAGGATTTATGGATGCCTTTGAAGCAAAAAAAGCGGGGGTTATGGAACGTCACCGTAAAAAAACCCTGGCTGCAGCACGCGAAGCATTGAACAAACTTAAGGCAGTCAAAGATTTTTATGGCAACTCAGATTATAAAAAAGCCGCCGAAAAAATAGCCCGATATCGTAAAAAATTTGCTTCTAAAGAATACACAGAATTGGTCACATTTACCAAAAACAGCAAAAAACTCACCCGCAAAGATGTAAAGCGTGCCAACCAAATCATACAAGAGCTCAACCAAAAGAACAACCAGTATGTACAAACGTTTAATATGGCGGGGCGCGCATTGCGTCAACAATATACGCCTAAGCAGTAG
- a CDS encoding metallophosphoesterase family protein: protein MRRFIATLAFFITLSGNLFAQQTTQTEFSFVILGDSQFNTPALFNKIINEVAQLSPAFVIQVGDLIKGKLQGKDTTMKQWARFKDQLLPLGNTPYYPVPGNHDVLDKKGNPLPYYKQYWGKTNYSFDYKNTHFTILNSNDGKEAQIGEAQIKWLEKDLKKAQNKAHRMVFFHHPVYTLKNHEQLHSLFVKHKVKNVFYGHRHHYEYTERDGIQYVMTNATGKSGTHELRSGTFPHFLLATVRDQKFSYAIIKAGSILPPKMVYPRDNENFLLYYYLFKPKFAHFSQLKKTPEGYEVSFHMNNFTSQDLHFYLQWDNPDGRWEVSPHKATQVFLKKKTKNHPMKFILKRTDQSRPEGKYPTCTVKTMFKTSNGVWLTPTHQFKVK from the coding sequence TTGAGAAGATTTATAGCAACACTGGCTTTTTTTATCACCCTTTCGGGAAATTTATTTGCCCAGCAAACTACCCAAACAGAGTTTAGCTTTGTGATATTGGGCGACAGCCAGTTTAACACCCCTGCCTTATTTAACAAAATAATCAACGAAGTAGCCCAGCTCTCGCCCGCGTTTGTCATACAAGTAGGCGACTTGATCAAAGGTAAACTCCAGGGCAAAGACACTACTATGAAACAATGGGCAAGGTTTAAAGACCAACTACTGCCCTTGGGCAACACGCCTTATTACCCTGTACCCGGCAACCACGATGTGTTGGACAAAAAAGGAAATCCTTTGCCCTATTACAAACAGTATTGGGGCAAAACCAACTATTCGTTTGACTACAAAAACACCCACTTTACCATACTCAACAGCAACGACGGTAAAGAAGCGCAAATAGGCGAAGCACAAATAAAATGGTTGGAAAAAGACCTCAAAAAAGCCCAGAATAAAGCCCACCGAATGGTGTTTTTTCACCACCCCGTTTATACCTTGAAAAACCACGAGCAATTGCACTCATTGTTTGTAAAACATAAAGTAAAAAACGTGTTTTATGGGCATCGTCATCATTACGAATACACAGAACGCGACGGCATACAATATGTGATGACCAACGCTACCGGAAAATCGGGCACTCACGAGTTGCGCAGTGGTACTTTTCCTCACTTTTTACTGGCCACTGTTCGCGATCAAAAATTTAGCTATGCCATTATCAAAGCAGGCAGCATACTGCCACCCAAAATGGTATACCCACGCGACAACGAAAACTTTTTGCTGTATTATTACTTATTCAAACCAAAGTTTGCCCACTTTAGCCAACTCAAGAAAACCCCCGAAGGCTATGAGGTTAGTTTCCACATGAATAATTTCACTTCACAAGACCTTCATTTTTACCTACAATGGGACAACCCAGACGGACGCTGGGAGGTAAGCCCTCACAAGGCTACGCAAGTATTTTTGAAGAAAAAGACCAAAAACCACCCCATGAAATTTATCTTAAAACGTACCGACCAATCACGCCCTGAGGGTAAATACCCTACTTGTACGGTCAAAACTATGTTTAAAACCAGTAACGGCGTGTGGCTAACACCAACGCATCAATTTAAGGTGAAGTAG
- a CDS encoding four helix bundle protein, translating into MAKKYLTLNDVEAYKKAFQLSNDVWELVAHWDYFAKDTVGKQFVRAIDSISANIAEGFGRYHKKDKIKFYLYARGSLYECLDWCEKAKVRKLVTQQQYAHIYTQLKDLPYLINSLIKYTNDKLDR; encoded by the coding sequence ATGGCGAAAAAATATTTAACTCTAAACGATGTAGAAGCTTACAAAAAGGCTTTTCAATTGAGTAACGACGTGTGGGAGCTGGTTGCGCATTGGGACTATTTTGCCAAAGATACAGTAGGAAAACAATTTGTAAGAGCAATCGATAGCATTTCGGCAAACATTGCTGAGGGTTTTGGAAGGTATCATAAGAAGGATAAAATAAAATTTTATTTATACGCCAGAGGTTCTTTGTATGAATGCTTGGATTGGTGCGAAAAGGCAAAAGTAAGGAAGTTAGTCACCCAACAACAATACGCACACATATACACTCAATTAAAAGATTTACCTTATTTGATCAATAGCCTCATTAAGTATACGAATGATAAACTAGACAGGTAA
- a CDS encoding HEAT repeat domain-containing protein, producing MHAITRLLVHAGLIEMNEKKLKRWAKKRKISSIIYALKHAHYTHRTYAATLLGKFEQPKVIQALVDAIDDTMSYVSLEAIAALEKMDVSATQQAYIAEKKRYWEAVLPQVTAMRANIQGGIAGFYKSNIPSPDSFINNDNSGCYGV from the coding sequence ATGCACGCCATTACCCGCCTATTAGTTCATGCAGGCTTGATAGAAATGAATGAAAAAAAACTGAAACGCTGGGCAAAAAAACGCAAAATATCTTCCATTATATATGCACTCAAACACGCCCATTACACCCATCGAACTTATGCCGCTACTTTGCTGGGAAAATTTGAACAACCTAAAGTAATACAGGCTTTGGTAGATGCCATAGATGATACAATGAGTTATGTGTCCTTAGAGGCAATCGCTGCATTAGAAAAAATGGATGTTTCGGCCACACAGCAAGCCTACATTGCAGAGAAAAAACGGTATTGGGAGGCAGTATTGCCTCAGGTGACAGCCATGAGGGCAAACATTCAAGGAGGCATTGCTGGGTTTTATAAAAGCAATATTCCTTCGCCCGATAGTTTCATCAATAATGATAACTCGGGGTGTTATGGTGTTTAA
- a CDS encoding leucine-rich repeat domain-containing protein, giving the protein MINRYNSFLEKKSDQLWASYTGDSFEFWRAYEKLVARSKKNVVPTTFVKKQMAKLVQQREYAREGVWIMVLILITSSIFFLGTRLSESDITKNNALPVLQQKNYPPQTKVLDLSDEPHRIMPAQITKLPALITLKLSRNGMFNLSPEIGQLKQLQVFEVTDNFLTTLPQSIGQLKKLKYLNLSKNSLTHLPETIARLESLEVLILSHNEITTIPYEIKSLKKLKILDISHNKITRLPETINALDNLETLIISHNQLTELPLYLDRLKKLKVLKFAHNKFIVLPATIGTLKKTVGVYQ; this is encoded by the coding sequence ATGATAAACAGGTATAATAGCTTTTTAGAAAAAAAAAGTGATCAATTATGGGCGAGCTATACAGGCGATTCGTTCGAGTTTTGGCGGGCTTACGAAAAGCTGGTGGCTAGATCAAAAAAAAATGTAGTGCCTACTACATTCGTGAAGAAACAAATGGCAAAGCTTGTTCAGCAGAGAGAGTATGCCAGAGAGGGAGTATGGATAATGGTATTGATATTGATCACTTCTAGTATTTTTTTCTTAGGCACTAGACTATCAGAATCAGACATTACGAAAAACAATGCCTTGCCCGTTTTGCAACAAAAAAACTACCCACCCCAAACAAAGGTGCTGGACTTGTCAGATGAGCCACATCGAATAATGCCTGCCCAAATCACCAAATTACCTGCCTTAATTACCCTCAAGCTGTCCCGAAACGGAATGTTTAACTTATCGCCGGAGATAGGGCAATTAAAGCAATTGCAGGTGTTTGAAGTAACAGATAATTTCTTGACTACTTTGCCTCAAAGCATAGGGCAGTTGAAAAAGTTAAAGTACCTGAACTTGTCTAAAAACAGCCTGACACATTTGCCAGAAACCATTGCCAGGCTTGAAAGTCTAGAGGTGTTGATTTTGAGCCACAATGAAATAACTACGATTCCTTACGAGATTAAATCGCTTAAAAAACTCAAAATATTGGATATATCGCATAACAAAATTACAAGGTTGCCAGAAACCATCAATGCGCTCGACAACCTCGAAACCCTTATTATAAGTCATAATCAATTAACCGAACTGCCCTTGTACCTGGACAGGCTCAAAAAACTAAAGGTACTCAAGTTTGCGCATAATAAGTTTATTGTTCTGCCTGCTACCATAGGGACATTGAAAAAGACAGTAGGGGTGTACCAATAG